One segment of Panicum virgatum strain AP13 chromosome 1K, P.virgatum_v5, whole genome shotgun sequence DNA contains the following:
- the LOC120643597 gene encoding DNA-3-methyladenine glycosylase-like, with protein MTTSGAPTPPRFKRSSPRKKSQLRSRRLTAGEAEAAGGPASARAPLPSPLEVDAVPRIGRALPQEFFEVDALVLAPRLLGKLLRRDEVILRITEVEAYRPNDSACHGRFGITARTAPVFGPAGHAYVYLCYGLHMMLNVVADMEGVGAVVLIRSCSPVTGLETLQRRRGQQTEKPILLTGPGKVGQALGLSTDWSNHPLYTPGGLEVLDGSEPEAILVGPRVGIDYASPKHVAAPWRFAIAGTPWISAPKNTLRPR; from the exons ATGACCACCTCCGGCGCGCCCACGCCCCCACGCTTCAAGCGCTCCTCCCCCAGGAAGAAGTCCCAGCTAAGGAgccgccgcctcaccgccggAGAGGCCGAGGCTGCTGGGGGCCCGGCGTCGGCGAGAGCGCCACTTCCCTCACCGCTGGAGGTGGACGCGGTGCCGCGTATTGGGCGCGCATTGCCGCAAGAGTTCTTCGAGGTGGATGCCCTCGTCCTCGCCCCCCGCCTCCTAGGCAAGCTACTGCGCCGCGACGAAGTCATCCTTCGCATCACAGAG gtggaggcctacaggccaAATGATTCCGCATGCCATGGCCGGTTCGGCATCACGGCGAGGACTGCTCCAGTG TTTGGACCGGCTGGCCATGCATATGTTTATCTATGCTATGGGCTCCACATGATGCTCAATGTTGTTGCTGACATGGAGGGTGTTGGTGCTGTTGTTTTGATCCGGTCATGTTCTCCGGTTACCG GTCTTGAAACTCTTCAGCGGCGCCGAGGTCAACAAACAGAGAAACCAATTCTACTTACAGGACCAGGAAAG GTTGGACAAGCTCTGGGCCTATCCACTGATTGGTCGAATCATCCACTTTACACACCTG GTGGGTTGGAAGTGTTGGACGGGTCAGAGCCGGAGGCCATTCTGGTTGGTCCCCGTGTGGGCATCGATTACGCGTCTCCCAAGCATGTCGCGGCGCCGTGGAGGTTCGCCATTGCCGGAACTCCGTGGATTAGCGCCCCCAAAAATACCCTTCGGCCACGCTGA
- the LOC120643588 gene encoding metal tolerance protein 3-like — protein MEGDDRRAPLLGAGGRPPSLRRRDSARSLRSSFLSRLPDKVRAALDPERTADVDLARAKGLSQGEREYYEKQFATLRTFEEVEALCMPGEFESDESDYGAFEDKEQKQSEFAMKISNYANIVLLVFKVYATIRTGSMAIAASTLDSLLDFLAGGILWFTHLSMKRVNIYKYPIGKLRVQPVGIIVFAAIMATLGFQVLVTAIEQLVENKPGEKMTSEQLIWLYSIMLSATAVKLALWLYCKSSGNSIVRAYAKDHYFDVITNVVGLVAAVLGDKFLWWIDPAGAVLLAVYTIVNWSKTVLENAATLVGQCAPPEMLQMLTYLAMKHDTRVKRVDTVRAYSFGALYFVEVDIEL, from the exons ATGGAGGGCGACGACCGGAGGGCCCCGCtgctgggcgccggcggccgtccCCCGTCTCTGCGGCGCCGGGACTCGGCTCGGTCGCTGCGCAGCAGCTTCCTGTCGCGGCTGCCCGACAAGGTGCGCGCCGCGCTCGATCCCGAGCGCACCGCCGACGTCGACCTCGCCCGCGCTAAAGGCCTCTCCCAAG GTGAGAGAGAGTACTACGAGAAGCAGTTCGCGACGCTGAGAACCTtcgaggaggtggaggcgctCTGCATGCCCGGCGAATTCGAGTCGGATGAGTCTGACTATGGGGCCTTCGAGGACAAGGAGCAGAAGCAGAGCGAGTTCGCCATGAAGATTTCCAACTATGCCAATATTGTGCTGCTGGTTTTCAag GTGTATGCTACGATCAGGACGGGGTCCATGGCAATTGCAGCATCCACGCTTGACTCGTTGCTCGATTTCTTGGCCGGCGGCATCCTTTGGTTCACACACCTTTCGATGAAGAGAGTGAACATTTACAAGTACCCAATTGGCAAGTTGCGTGTTCAGCCGGTTGGGATCATCGTCTTTGCTGCCATCATGGCGACTCTAG GTTTCCAGGTCTTGGTCACAGCTATTGAGCAATTGGTGGAGAATAAACCTGGCGAGAAGATGACCTCAGAGCAGCTAATATGGTTGTACTCCATCATGCTTTCAGCAACTGCTGTGAAACTTGCTCTCTGGCTGTACTGCAAGAGTTCAGGAAACAGCATTGTCCGGGCTTATGCGAAG GACCACTATTTTGATGTGATAACCAATGTTGTCGGTCTGGTGGCTGCTGTTCTTGGGGACAAATTCTTATGGTGGATTGACCCTGCGGGGGCTGTACTGCTTGCTGTATATACCATTGTGAACTGGTCCAAAACTGTGTTAGAAAATGCAG CTACCCTAGTGGGCCAATGTGCCCCTCCAGAGATGCTGCAAATGCTGACCTACCTCGCCATGAAGCACGACACACGAGTCAAGCGGGTTGACACTGTTAGAGCTTACAGCTTCGGAGCTCTCTACTTCGTCGAG GTTGACATTGAACTCTGA
- the LOC120643578 gene encoding replication factor C subunit 3 has product MAGATAATPMDIDAAAPPPPPAGAAAKGKAPLSAPGRAAPWVEKYRPQSLADVAAHRDIVDTIDRLTNENRLPHLLLYGPPGTGKTSTILAVARKLYGSQYSNMILELNASDERGIDVVRQQIQDFAGARSLSFGARPSVKLVLLDEADAMTKDAQFALRRVIEKYTRSTRFALICNHVNKIIPALQSRCTRFRFAPLDGSHVRERLQHIIKSEGLAVDEGGLTALVRLSNGDMRKALNILQSTHMASQQITEEAVYLCTGNPMPKDIEEIAFWLLNEPFSTSFKYISDMKMRKGLALVDIIREVTMFVFKIQMPSDVRVKLINDLADIEYRLSFACNDKLQLGALISTFTNARTAMVAAAS; this is encoded by the exons ATGGCgggagccaccgccgccactcccATGGacatcgacgccgccgcgccgccccctccaccggccggggcggcggcgaagggcaAGGCGCCGCTCAGTGCCCCCGGGAGGGCCGCTCCATGGGTCGAGAAGTACCGGCCCCAGTCCCTcgccgacgtcgccgcccaCCGCGACATCGTCGACACCA TCGACAGGCTCACCAATGAGAATAGACTTCCACATTTGTTGCTATATGGGCCACCTGGCACTGGGAAAACATCGACGATACTGGCGGTTGCACGGAAACTATATGGGTCTCAGTATAGCAACATGATTCTGGAACTCAATGCATCAGATGAACGTGGTATTGATGTTGTAAGGCAGCAGATCCAGGATTTTGCTGGCGCACGCAGCCTCTCTTTTGG GGCAAGGCCTTCTGTTAAGTTGGTCCTCTTGGATGAAGCAGACGCAATGACTAAGGATGCACAATTTGCATTGCGAAGAG TCATTGAAAAGTATACAAGGAGCACAAGGTTTGCACTCATATGCAACCATGTCAACAAAATTATCCCTGCACTACAATCAAGGTGCACTAGGTTTAGATTTGCTCCACTTGATGGCAGTCATGTTAGAGAGCGTCTTCAGCATATAATAAAATCTGAGGG GCTCGCTGTAGATGAGGGTGGCTTGACAGCCCTAGTGCGGTTAAGCAATGGTGATATGAGGAAGGCTTTGAATATATTGCAG TCAACACACATGGCATCCCAACAAATCACAGAAGAAGCTGTCTATCTTTGCACAGGAAACCCCATGCCAAAAGATATTGAGGAGATAGCATTTTGGCTACTAAATGAGCCATTTTCAACCAGCTTCAAAT ATATATCTGACATGAAGATGAGGAAAGGGCTGGCCTTGGTTGATATCATACGGGAGGTTACTAT GTTCGTGTTCAAAATACAAATGCCATCTGATGTTCGTGTAAAACTGATTAATGACCTGGCTGATATTGA GTACAGGCTAAGCTTTGCATGCAATGACAAGCTACAGCTGGGCGCACTGATCTCAACTTTCACCAATGCTCGCACGGCTATGGTTGCTGCTGCCAGCTAA
- the LOC120643600 gene encoding uncharacterized protein LOC120643600 has translation MASGGYYYDQGTATYLTAPAPRATSFHLCVFLATAALLGTTTFYSRYESAVESLVDQVRFAVVLSPLLLLLAVQYWAATSGSRTRGGGVSSLLLGDQPSWYGGGGWGQQQRDGAGASSPWGVALALALVLLLVSYQSCFRDLWFPLVSRR, from the coding sequence atggcgagcggcggctacTACTACGACCAGGGCACGGCGACCTACCtaacggcgccggcgccgagggcGACGTCCTTCCACCTCTGCGTGTTCCTGGCCACCGCCGCGCTGCTCGGCACTACCACGTTCTACTCGCGCTACGAGTCCGCGGTGGAGAGCCTGGTCGACCAGGTCCGGTTCGCCGTCGTGCTGTccccgctgctgctcctgctggcGGTGCAGTACTGGGCGGCCACGTCGGGGTCACGGACGCGGGGCGGCGGGGTCTCGTCGCTGCTCCTGGGGGACCAGCCCTCCtggtacggcggcggcggctggggccaGCAGCAGCGGGATGGCGCGGGGGCGTCGTCTCCGTGGGGGGtggcgctcgcgctcgcgctcgtGCTGCTGCTCGTCTCCTACCAGTCATGCTTCCGGGACCTGTGGTTCCCACTGGTCAGCCGCCGGTGA